A portion of the Musa acuminata AAA Group cultivar baxijiao chromosome BXJ1-1, Cavendish_Baxijiao_AAA, whole genome shotgun sequence genome contains these proteins:
- the LOC135663392 gene encoding oligopeptide transporter 7-like, producing the protein MDSTREEEISVSLLTHELSTSASSAKSPPWQEEGEEEEENSPIEQVALTVPVEDDPTTPVLTFRMWVLGTASCVLLSFLNQFFWYRKEPLSITSISAQIAVVPLGHLMASTITDRVFFKGSRWEFTLNPGPFNMKEHVLITIFANSGAGSVYAIHVVTAVKIFYQKHITFFVSFLVVITTQVLGFGWAGIFRRYLVEPAAMWWPYNLVQVSLFRALHEKEERVKGGMTRNQFFMVAFVCSFAYYVFPGYLVSMLTSLSWVCWIFPQSILAQQLGSGLYGLGIGAIGLDWSTISSYIGSPLASPWFATANVAAGFVLIMYVITPISYWLNLYKAKTFPIFSDGLFTSTGQGYNISSIIDSNFHLDIMAYEKNGPLYLSTFFAVTYGIGFASLTATISHVLLFHGSEIWQMSKSAFKEKKMDIHTKLMSRYDQVPQWWFIAVLIANIALTIFACEYYIDQLQLPWWGVLLACFIAIFFTLPIGIITATTNQTPGLNIITEYIMGYLYPGRPVANMCFKVYGYISMTQALTFLQDFKLGHYMKIPPRTMFMAQVVGTVIAAMVYLGTAWWLMETIPDICNKELLPSDSPWTCPGDHVFYDASVIWGLIGPRRIFGDLGTYSNVNWFFLAGALAPVLVWFGHKAFPNQEWIRLINMPVLIGATGSMPPATAVNYITWIIVGFLSGYVVYRYRRDWWQRHNYVLSGALDAGLAFMGVLLYLCLGLENVNLSWPGNDLDGCPLASCPTAKGVVIEGCPVF; encoded by the exons ATGGACAGCACTCGAGAAGAAGAGATCTCAGTTTCACTAC TCACCCACGAGCTCTCCACCTCTGCGTCATCGGCGAAATCTCCACCGTGGcaagaggagggagaggaggaggaggagaactcgccGATCGAGCAGGTGGCGCTGACTGTGCCTGTGGAAGATGACCCCACGACGCCGGTGCTGACGTTCCGGATGTGGGTCCTGGGAACGGCGTCCTGCGTGCTGCTCTCCTTCCTGAACCAGTTCTTCTGGTACCGGAAGGAGCCGCTGTCCATCACCTCCATCTCGGCGCAGATCGCGGTGGTGCCGCTGGGCCACCTCATGGCCTCCACCATCACCGACCGCGTCTTCTTCAAAGGAAGCCGGTGGGAGTTCACGCTCAACCCGGGGCCCTTCAACATGAAGGAGCACGTCCTCATCACCATCTTCGCCAACTCCGGCGCCGGCAGCGTCTACGCCATCCACGTCGTCACCGCCGTCAAGATATTCTACCAGAAGCACATCACCTTCTTCGTCTCTTTCCTCGTCGTCATCACCACGCAG GTGTTGGGCTTCGGATGGGCGGGGATATTCCGGCGGTATCTGGTGGAGCCGGCGGCCATGTGGTGGCCCTATAACTTGGTGCAGGTCTCCTTGTTCAG GGCCCTGCACGAAAAAGAAGAAAGGGTCAAAGGTGGCATGACTCGGAACCAGTTCTTCATGGTGGCATTTGTTTGCAGCTTTGCCTACTATGTTTTCCCAGGCTACCTTGTCTCCATGCTCACCTCCCTCTCTTGGGTCTGTTGGATCTTCCCCCAGTCCATCCTTGCCCAGCAGCTGGGTTCTGGTCTCTATGGCCTTGGCATCGGTGCCATTGGCTTGGACTGGTCCACCATCTCCTCATACATAGGTAGCCCCCTTGCCAGCCCTTGGTTTGCCACTGCCAATGTTGCAGCTGGTTTTGTGCTCATCATGTATGTCATCACACCAATTTCATATTGGCTCAACCTCTACAAGGCAAAGACCTTCCCTATCTTCTCGGATGGACTTTTCACATCAACTGGGCAGGGTTACAACATCTCCAGCATCATCGACTCCAACTTCCACCTTGACATTATGGCCTATGAAAAGAATGGTCCACTCTACTTGAGCACATTCTTTGCAGTGACTTATGGTATCGGCTTTGCATCTCTCACAGCTACCATTTCTCATGTTCTTCTCTTTCACGGAAG TGAAATATGGCAAATGAGCAAGTCAGCATTCAAAGAGAAGAAGATGGATATCCATACCAAACTCATGAGCAGATATGACCAGGTGCCCCAGTGGTGGTTTATCGCTGTCCTTATTGCCAACATTGCTCTTACCATCTTTGCATGCGAGTACTACATCGATCAGCTCCAGCTTCCATGGTGGGGTGTATTATTAGCCTGCTTCATCGCCATTTTCTTCACACTCCCCATTGGGATCATCACAGCCACCACAAACCAG ACACCAGGCTTAAACATTATTACAGAGTATATTATGGGGTACTTGTACCCTGGGCGCCCAGTCGCAAACATGTGCTTTAAAGTATATGGGTACATCAGTATGACACAGGCATTGACATTCTTGCAAGACTTCAAATTGGGGCACTATATGAAGATACCACCCAGAACCATGTTCATGGCTCAG GTTGTAGGCACTGTAATTGCTGCAATGGTTTATTTGGGTACTGCATGGTGGCTTATGGAGACAATTCCTGACATCTGCAACAAAGAGCTCCTGCCTTCAGACAGTCCATGGACCTGCCCCGGTGACCATGTCTTCTACGATGCCTCTGTCATTTGGGGTCTTATTGGTCCACGCCGGATATTTGGAGACCTCGGCACCTACTCCAACGTCAACTGGTTCTTCCTGGCTGGTGCACTGGCACCTGTGCTCGTCTGGTTTGGACACAAGGCCTTTCCAAACCAGGAATGGATCCGTCTCATAAACATGCCAGTATTGATTGGTGCCACTGGATCCATGCCTCCGGCAACGGCTGTGAATTATATTACATGGATCATTGTCGGCTTCTTGTCAGGCTACGTGGTCTACAGGTACAGGCGAGATTGGTGGCAGCGGCACAATTATGTGCTCTCAGGTGCTCTGGACGCTGGGCTGGCATTCATGGGAGTGTTGCTGTACCTGTGCTTGGGGCTGGAGAACGTCAATCTCAGTTGGCCGGGAAATGACTTGGATGGGTGTCCTCTGGCTTCCTGCCCGACAGCCAAGGGTGTTGTTATTGAAGGTTGCCCAGTCTTTTGA
- the LOC103994124 gene encoding pentatricopeptide repeat-containing protein At5g08510 produces the protein MNQIKQIHAFTLRNGLDDIQALVLKLLQVPNLPYAHALLLSHPHPPPTFLYNKLFQAYARGAGSAFEPCAALFARMRRPPNPHSFVFLFSACTAFARPAHGRALHARFLLSGLPFDAFVATSLLDFYAKSGLLDSARRLFDELPFRDVAMWNSLIGGYTRWGELDQARELFEMMPFRNVISWTTMVSGYAQNGRYEEAVRAFSRMWEEAEVKPNEVTLASVLPACAHLGAIGLGEKIENYAREKGLIGNVFVCNALLEMYGKCGNIHRARKVFDEMGVRRNLCSWNSMIVALAVHGMWCQGLELFHEMREKGILPNDITLVGVLLACTHGGLVDEGQYIFNSMEKDFFITPKLEHYGCMVDLLGRAGLTKEAYSLITSMPMEPDSVIWGALLGACSFHGDVQLAEVAAEFLFKLEPWNPGNLVILSNIYASSGRWNSVAKIWKMMKGKLHRKSAGYSIIELDGYMHKFLVEDKSHSQFEEIYALLDEITMRMRLLSYKPNLNLQIEC, from the exons ATGAACCAGATCAAACAGATCCATGCTTTCACCCTCCGCAATGGCCTCGACGACATCCAAGCCCTCGTCCTGAAGCTGCTCCAAGTTCCCAACCTCCCCTACGCCCACGCCCTCCTCCTCTCCCATCCCCACCCCCCGCCCACCTTCCTCTACAACAAGCTCTTCCAGGCCTACGCCCGCGGCGCCGGGAGCGCGTTTGAGCCCTGCGCTGCCCTCTTCGCCCGCATGCGTCGGCCCCCCAACCCCCACTCCTTCGTCTTCCTCTTCTCCGCCTGCACCGCCTTCGCTCGCCCCGCCCACGGCCGCGCCCTCCACGCCCGATTTCTCCTCTCCGGTCTCCCTTTCGACGCCTTCGTCGCCACCTCCCTCCTCGACTTCTATGCCAAGTCCGGCCTCCTCGACTCCGCCCGCCGCCTGTTCGATGAGTTGCCCTTCCGGGACGTCGCAATGTGGAACTCCTTGATCGGCGGGTACACCAGGTGGGGCGAGCTGGACCAGGCCAGGGAGTTGTTCGAGATGATGCCCTTTAGAAACGTAATCTCTTGGACGACCATGGTCTCCGGGTATGCCCAGAATGGGCGCTATGAGGAGGCCGTCCGTGCGTTCTCGAGGATGTGGGAGGAAGCCGAGGTGAAGCCTAACGAGGTCACGCTCGCGAGCGTGCTGCCGGCATGCGCCCACCTTGGGGCGATAGGGCTGGGAGAGAAAATAGAGAACTATGCACGTGAGAAGGGATTGATAGGGAATGTGTTCGTGTGCAATGCTTTACTGGAGATGTATGGAAAGTGCGGGAACATTCATCGTGCAAGGAAGGTATTCGATGAAATGGGTGTTAGAAGAAATTTGTGCTCTTGGAATTCGATGATAGTGGCATTGGCAGTGCATGGGATGTGGTGTCAAGGCCTTGAGCTTTTCCATGAAATGAGG GAAAAAGGAATCTTGCCCAATGATATTACACTTGTAGGTGTTCTCTTGGCTTGCACTCATGGAGGACTGGTGGATGAGGGGCAGTATATCTTCAATTCCATGGAAAAGGACTTTTTCATCACCCCTAAACTGGAACATTATGGTTGCATGGTTGATCTATTAGGGCGTGCTGGACTAACAAAAGAAGCCTACAGTCTGATAACAAGTATGCCAATGGAGCCAGATTCAGTGATATGGGGTGCTCTGCTTGGTGCTTGCAGTTTTCATGGTGACGTCCAATTGGCAGAAGTTGCTGCCGAGTTCCTATTTAAACTTGAGCCATGGAACCCAGGAAACCTTGTGATTCTTTCCAATATATATGCTTCATCAGGGAGATGGAATTCTGTTGCTAAAATTTGGAAAATGATGAAAGGAAAACTACACAGAAAGTCAGCTGGATATAGCATAATTGAGTTAGATGGCTATATGCATAAGTTCCTCGTGGAGGATAAATCGCATTCACAATTTGAAGAGATATATGCCCTTCTGGATGAGATTACAATGAGAATGAGACTCCTTAGTTACAAACCTAATCTGAATCTCCAGATCGAATGCTAA
- the LOC103994089 gene encoding RNA-binding protein 1 isoform X3: MADAYWRYGDARQQAVAAAMAPPAATLKRPRLDYHDVPSGSDMLGYYVLEDERTVNHAIRDTESLGASYDRYLRDGISSYPAGQPVRPVGGGISSQPVDDQRMMTIGALDGQGGRRPEPPLPPDASNTLFVEGLPADCTRREVSHIFRPFVGFEEVRLVNKESRQPRGDPIILCFVDFTTAAQAAIALEALQGTQCGLRLDV, translated from the exons ATGGCAGACGCATACTGGAGGTACGGCGACGCGCGCCAGCAGGCGGTCGCAGCGGCCATGGCTCCCCCAGCCGCCACCCTTAAGCGGCCGCGTCTGGACTACCACG ATGTACCTAGTGGTTCGGACATGCTTGGTTATTACGTGCTTGAGGATGAAAGAACTGTGAATCATGCAATCAGAGATACTGAATCACTTGGGGCTTCATATGATCGCTACTTACGCGATGGG ATTTCTTCTTATCCTGCAGGACAGCCTGTTAGGCCTGTGGGTGGAGGAATTAGTAGTCAACCTGTTGATGACCAACGAATGATGACCATTGGGGCCTTGGATGGTCAGGGTGGCAGAAGGCCTGAACCTCCCCTTCCTCCAGATGCCTCAAATACACTATTTGTGGAAGGCCTCCCTGCTGACTGTACACGCCGGGAAGTCTCTC ACATTTTCCGTCCTTTTGTAGGGTTTGAAGAGGTGAGACTTGTGAACAAGGAATCCAGACAG CCCAGAGGCGATCCAATTATCTTGTGCTTTGTTGATTTCACTACTGCAGCACAAGCTGCAATTGCACTGGAAGCTCTGCAAG GTACCCAATGCGGTTTGAGACTTGATGTGTAA
- the LOC103994089 gene encoding RNA-binding protein 1 isoform X2, whose translation MADAYWRYGDARQQAVAAAMAPPAATLKRPRLDYHDVPSGSDMLGYYVLEDERTVNHAIRDTESLGASYDRYLRDGISSYPAGQPVRPVGGGISSQPVDDQRMMTIGALDGQGGRRPEPPLPPDASNTLFVEGLPADCTRREVSHIFRPFVGFEEVRLVNKESRQPRGDPIILCFVDFTTAAQAAIALEALQGYRFDENDRKSANLRLQFARFPGPRSFGGPRGRQH comes from the exons ATGGCAGACGCATACTGGAGGTACGGCGACGCGCGCCAGCAGGCGGTCGCAGCGGCCATGGCTCCCCCAGCCGCCACCCTTAAGCGGCCGCGTCTGGACTACCACG ATGTACCTAGTGGTTCGGACATGCTTGGTTATTACGTGCTTGAGGATGAAAGAACTGTGAATCATGCAATCAGAGATACTGAATCACTTGGGGCTTCATATGATCGCTACTTACGCGATGGG ATTTCTTCTTATCCTGCAGGACAGCCTGTTAGGCCTGTGGGTGGAGGAATTAGTAGTCAACCTGTTGATGACCAACGAATGATGACCATTGGGGCCTTGGATGGTCAGGGTGGCAGAAGGCCTGAACCTCCCCTTCCTCCAGATGCCTCAAATACACTATTTGTGGAAGGCCTCCCTGCTGACTGTACACGCCGGGAAGTCTCTC ACATTTTCCGTCCTTTTGTAGGGTTTGAAGAGGTGAGACTTGTGAACAAGGAATCCAGACAG CCCAGAGGCGATCCAATTATCTTGTGCTTTGTTGATTTCACTACTGCAGCACAAGCTGCAATTGCACTGGAAGCTCTGCAAG GTTATAGATTTGACGAAAATGATCGAAAATCAGCCAACTTGAGGCTGCAGTTCGCTCGCTTTCCTGGTCCGAGGTCATTTGGTGGGCCTCGTGGTAGGCAACATTGA
- the LOC103994089 gene encoding RNA-binding protein 1 isoform X1, translating to MADAYWRYGDARQQAVAAAMAPPAATLKRPRLDYHDVPSGSDMLGYYVLEDERTVNHAIRDTESLGASYDRYLRDGISSYPAGQPVRPVGGGISSQPVDDQRMMTIGALDGQGGRRPEPPLPPDASNTLFVEGLPADCTRREVSHIFRPFVGFEEVRLVNKESRQPRGDPIILCFVDFTTAAQAAIALEALQVLHEVLFFSTLLLQGPPFLFGWSILSSISLTCLLYGLSIF from the exons ATGGCAGACGCATACTGGAGGTACGGCGACGCGCGCCAGCAGGCGGTCGCAGCGGCCATGGCTCCCCCAGCCGCCACCCTTAAGCGGCCGCGTCTGGACTACCACG ATGTACCTAGTGGTTCGGACATGCTTGGTTATTACGTGCTTGAGGATGAAAGAACTGTGAATCATGCAATCAGAGATACTGAATCACTTGGGGCTTCATATGATCGCTACTTACGCGATGGG ATTTCTTCTTATCCTGCAGGACAGCCTGTTAGGCCTGTGGGTGGAGGAATTAGTAGTCAACCTGTTGATGACCAACGAATGATGACCATTGGGGCCTTGGATGGTCAGGGTGGCAGAAGGCCTGAACCTCCCCTTCCTCCAGATGCCTCAAATACACTATTTGTGGAAGGCCTCCCTGCTGACTGTACACGCCGGGAAGTCTCTC ACATTTTCCGTCCTTTTGTAGGGTTTGAAGAGGTGAGACTTGTGAACAAGGAATCCAGACAG CCCAGAGGCGATCCAATTATCTTGTGCTTTGTTGATTTCACTACTGCAGCACAAGCTGCAATTGCACTGGAAGCTCTGCAAG TGTTGCATGAGGTACTGTTTTTCAGTACACTGTTGCTTCAAGGTCCCCCTTTCCTGTTTGGTTGGTCAATTCTGTCTAGTATTTCATTGACCTGTCTACTTTATGGTTTAAGTATTTTCTAG
- the LOC103994083 gene encoding bifunctional UDP-glucose 4-epimerase and UDP-xylose 4-epimerase 1-like: MEQSQQRQRSVLVTGGAGFIGTHTVLQLLKEGFLVTIIDNLDNSVPDAVDRVRLLAGPKLSQNLRFFIGDLRNNEDLEKVFSDTKYDAVIHFAGLKAVGESVAKPSLYYNNNLIGTINLYEHMAKYGCKKVVFSSSATVYGQPEKIPCVEDFEPRAMNPYGRTKLFLEEIARDIQKADPEWRIILLRYFNPVGAHESGQIGEDPIGIPNNLMPYIQQVAVGRLPELNVYGYDYPTKDGSAIRDYIHVMDLADGHIAALQKLFATEDVGCVAYNLGTGYGTSVLEMVAAFEKASGKKIPVKLCPRRSGDATAVFASTERAKKELGWSAKNGVEEMCRDQWKWASNNPYGYRPPQS, from the exons ATGGAGCAGAGTCAGCAGCGGCAAAGGAGCGTCCTCGTGACGGGAGGCGCTGGCTTCATCGGGACGCACACCGTGCTCCAGCTCCTCAAGGAGGGTTTCCTCGTCACGATCATCGACAACCTCGACAACTCTGTGCCTGATGCCGTCGACCGCGTCCGCCTCCTCGCGGGCCCCAAGCTCTCCCAGAACCTCCGCTTCTTCATC GGAGATCTGAGGAACAACGAAGACCTGGAGAAAGTTTTCTCCGACACCAA ATACGATGCGGTGATCCATTTTGCTGGGTTAAAGGCTGTTGGTGAGAGTGTGGCAAAGCCTAGCCTTTATTACAACAACAATTTGATTGGCACAATAAATTTGTATGAGCACATGGCGAAGTATGGTTGTAAAAAG GTGGTATTTTCATCGTCGGCTACTGTCTATGGTCAACCCGAAAAAATACCATGCGTTGAGGATTTTGAACCGAGAGCAATGAATCCATATGGTAGGACTAAG CTTTTTCTTGAAGAGATAGCTCGTGATATTCAAAAGGCTGACCCAGAGTGGAGAATCATACTGTTGAGATATTTCAACCCTGTTGGTGCTCATGAGAGTGGCCAAATTGGTGAAGATCCCATTGGTATACCAAATAATCTAATGCCTTACATCCAGCAAGTTGCTGTAGGAAGGTTGCCTGAACTAAATGTATATGGTTACGATTATCCAACGAAAGACGGCAGTGCA ATTCGTGATTACATTCACGTCATGGATTTAGCTGACGGTCATATAGCAGCTCTTCAGAAGCTATTTGCCACAGAGGATGTTGGCTGTGTTGCTTACAACCTGGGAACCGGATATGGCACATCTGTTCTTGAAATGGTTGCAGCATTTGAGAAGGCATCCGGAAAG AAAATACCGGTAAAGTTATGCCCTCGGAGATCAGGTGATGCGACTGCTGTCTTCGCATCGACAGAGCGAGCGAAAAAAGAACTAGGTTGGAG TGCCAAGAATGGCGTAGAAGAAATGTGCAGAGATCAATGGAAATGGGCGAGCAATAATCCTTATGGTTATCGACCACCCCAATCTTGA
- the LOC135665207 gene encoding homeobox-leucine zipper protein ROC5-like yields the protein MRAQPSKEDRLWRDTSSEKKEGSLMSFGGLSDGRSGALPYGKAAMTTGELSPPEFISQRLPKPSFVSPGLSLGLSDTSRMAAVGGGSDVDSAKRNKEDENDSRSESDNLEAISGDDTDQVNPRKKKRYHRHTPLQIQELEALFKECPHPDEKQRLELSKRLNLETRQVKFWFQNRRTQMKTQIERHENSILRQENDKLRAENMAIREAARNPVCNSCGGPAMLADISMEEQQLRIENARLKEELDRVCALAGKFLGKSISSLSEPISPSMRSSVLELGVGNNGFLGFGSVAPTISAVPDFLPGIDNPLGKNMDALLGSERSMHLELALVAMEELVNMAQMEEPLWVPSSDGGTETLNHEQYLRTFRRISGTGMPPVGYASEASRQKGVVIINSLALVETLMDARRWADMFPCIIAKATTMEVISGGVGGTRDGALQLMHAELQVLSPLVAVREVYFLRFCKQHAEGVWAVVDVSVDSIRASLSSASCRRLPSGCVVQDMPSGYSKVTWVEHAEYEEGQVHQLYRPLLRSGLAFGAGRWVATLQRQCEGLAILMSSAITARDETETITASGRRSMLKLAQRMTNAFCAGVCTSSAQEWSKLATENVGDEVRVMTRMSVNEPGEPAGVVLSAATSVWIPVSPKRLFDFLREASFRSKWDILSNGGPMYEMAHIAKGQDAGNAVSLLRASAASSNQTSMLILQETCTDASGAMVVYAPVDIPAMHLVMSGGDSAYVALLPSGFAILPDRSVEPHQTSGSLGSLLTVGFQILVNSQPTAKLTMESVETVNGLISCTVQKIKAALQCDD from the exons ATGAGAGCACAGCCAAGCAAGGAGGATCGACTCTGGAGGGACACAAGCAGCGAGAAAAAGGAAGGATCTTTGATGAGCTTTGGGGGCTTATCAGACGGCAGATCGGGCGCTCTACCCTACGGCAAGGCTGCCATGACTACCGGAGAGTTATCTCCGCCGGAATTCATCTCCCAGAGGCTCCCTAAACCCTCTTTCGTGTCTCCTGGCCTCTCCCTTGGCCTG AGCGATACGAGCCGGATGGCGGCCGTCGGCGGTGGCAGTGACGTGGATTCGGCCAAAAGGAACAAGGAGGACGAGAACGATAGCCGATCGGAGAGCGACAACTTGGAAGCGATATCCGGAGACGACACCGATCAGGTGAATCCTCGCAAGAAGAAGCGATACCATCGACATACCCCGCTACAGATCCAGGAACTCGAAGC CTTGTTCAAGGAGTGTCCTCACCCGGACGAGAAGCAAAGGCTGGAGCTCAGCAAGAGGCTCAACTTGGAGACCCGACAGGTCAAGTTCTGGTTCCAGAACAGACGTACCCAAATGAAG ACGCAAATCGAGCGTCACGAGAATTCGATCCTCCGGCAAGAGAACGATAAGCTGAGGGCGGAGAACATGGCGATCCGGGAAGCGGCGAGGAACCCGGTTTGCAACAGCTGCGGCGGCCCGGCGATGCTGGCCGACATCTCCATGGAAGAACAGCAGCTTAGAATCGAGAACGCCCGTCTCAAAGAAGAGCTCGACCGGGTTTGTGCTCTCGCCGGCAAGTTCCTTGGCAAGTCCATCTCTTCCTTGTCGGAACCCATCTCTCCGTCCATGCGGAGCTCGGTCTTGGAGCTCGGAGTCGGGAACAACGGCTTTCTTGGGTTCGGCTCGGTGGCTCCTACCATCTCCGCGGTGCCCGATTTCCTGCCGGGGATCGACAACCCACTGGGTAAGAACATGGACGCACTGCTGGGGAGCGAGAGGAGCATGCATTTGGAGCTAGCACTGGTTGCGATGGAGGAGCTCGTGAACATGGCGCAGATGGAGGAGCCGCTTTGGGTTCCGAGCTCGGATGGCGGCACTGAAACACTGAACCATGAGCAGTACCTCCGCACCTTTCGCCGGATCTCGGGGACGGGGATGCCGCCTGTGGGGTACGCTTCCGAGGCCTCAAGGCAGAAAGGGGTGGTGATCATCAACAGCCTCGCCCTTGTCGAGACCCTCATGGACGCC CGTCGCTGGGCTGACATGTTCCCATGTATCATCGCAAAAGCCACGACGATGGAAGTAATATCCGGTGGCGTGGGTGGAACCAGAGACGGCGCTCTTCAGCTT ATGCACGCGGAGTTGCAGGTTCTCTCCCCGTTGGTTGCAGTTCGGGAAGTGTACTTCCTCAGGTTCTGCAAGCAGCATGCTGAAGGCGTTTGGGCTGTGGTTGACGTCTCCGTGGACAGCATCAGAGCAAGCCTCTCGTCTGCGAGCTGCAGGAGGCTGCCTTCTGGCTGTGTGGTGCAAGACATGCCCAGTGGTTACTCCAAg GTGACTTGGGTGGAACACGCGGAGTACGAGGAGGGCCAAGTACATCAGCTGTATCGCCCGCTGCTCCGCTCCGGTCTGGCGTTCGGTGCCGGACGCTGGGTAGCCACCCTCCAGCGCCAGTGCGAGGGCCTCGCCATCCTCATGTCCTCCGCCATCACCGCCCGCGACGAGACTG AGACGATCACGGCGAGCGGGAGGAGGAGCATGCTGAAGCTGGCGCAGCGGATGACCAACGCCTTCTGCGCCGGGGTGTGCACGTCGTCCGCGCAGGAGTGGAGCAAGCTGGCGACGGAGAACGTGGGGGACGAGGTGCGGGTGATGACGAGGATGAGCGTGAACGAGCCGGGGGAGCCGGCGGGCGTGGTGCTGAGCGCGGCGACGTCGGTGTGGATCCCCGTGTCCCCCAAACGGCTCTTCGACTTCCTTCGCGAAGCCAGCTTCCGCAGCAAGTGGGACATCCTCTCCAACGGCGGGCCGATGTACGAGATGGCGCACATCGCCAAAGGCCAGGACGCAGGCAACGCCGTCTCCCTCCTCCGCGCCAGC GCCGCGAGCTCCAACCAAACCAGCATGCTGATACTGCAGGAGACCTGCACCGACGCGTCCGGCGCCATGGTGGTGTACGCGCCGGTGGACATCCCAGCCATGCACCTCGTCATGAGCGGCGGCGACTCCGCCTACGTCGCCCTCCTCCCCTCCGGCTTCGCCATCCTCCCCGACCGTTCCGTCGAGCCGCACCAGACCAGCGGCAGCCTCGGCTCGCTGCTGACCGTGGGGTTCCAGATCCTGGTGAACAGCCAGCCGACGGCAAAGCTGACGATGGAGTCGGTGGAGACCGTCAACGGCCTCATCTCCTGCACCGTCCAGAAGATCAAGGCTGCACTCCAGTGCGACGACTGA